One part of the Nostoc sp. PCC 7120 = FACHB-418 genome encodes these proteins:
- the thiO gene encoding glycine oxidase ThiO codes for MTRDIVIIGGGVIGLAIAVELKLRGAEVTVICRDFQAAAAHAAAGMLAPDAEQITDGAMKSLCWRSRSLYSEWTSKLEDLTGLNTGYWPCGILAPIYEGQESKGVRVQEGEGESPAYWLEKAAIHQYQPGLGEDVVGGWWYPEDAQVNNQALARVLWAAAESLGVELKDGITVEGLLQQQGQVVGVQTNTGIIRAEHYVLATGAWANELLPLPVTPRKGQMLRLRVPESVPELPLKRVLFGKNIYIVPRRERSIIVGATSEDVGFTPHNTPAGIQTLLQGAIRLYPQLQDYPIQEFWWGFRPATPDELPILGTSHCPNLTLATGHYRNGILLAPITAALIADLIVEQKSDPLLSHFHYSRSQKQASTIPMLTHSANFSNGHTKNPPLPTLDSPLIIAGKSFHSRLMTGTGKYRSIEEMQQSVVASGCEIVTVAVRRVQTKTPGHEGLAEALDWSKIWMLPNTAGCQTAEEAIRVARLGREMAKLLGQEDNNFVKLEVIPDPKYLLPDPIGTLQAAEQLVKEGFAVLPYINADPMLAKHLEDVGCATVMPLASPIGSGQGLKTTANIQIIIENAKIPVVVDAGIGAPSEASQAMELGADALLINSAIALAQNPAAMAQAMNLATVAGRLAYLAGRMPMKTYASASSPVTGTIS; via the coding sequence ATGACTAGGGACATTGTAATTATTGGTGGCGGCGTTATTGGTCTGGCGATCGCCGTTGAACTTAAATTGCGCGGGGCAGAAGTCACCGTGATTTGTCGTGATTTCCAGGCTGCTGCTGCTCACGCCGCCGCCGGGATGTTAGCCCCCGATGCCGAACAAATCACAGATGGAGCGATGAAGTCGCTATGCTGGCGATCGCGTTCTTTATATTCCGAATGGACAAGCAAGTTAGAAGATTTAACGGGTTTAAACACTGGTTACTGGCCTTGTGGCATCCTAGCGCCAATTTATGAAGGGCAGGAGAGCAAGGGTGTTAGGGTGCAGGAGGGTGAAGGAGAATCACCTGCTTATTGGTTAGAAAAAGCCGCTATTCATCAATACCAACCAGGGTTAGGTGAGGATGTGGTTGGTGGTTGGTGGTATCCAGAGGATGCCCAAGTGAATAACCAAGCACTAGCGCGTGTGCTATGGGCTGCGGCGGAAAGCCTTGGTGTGGAACTTAAAGACGGAATTACAGTAGAAGGATTATTACAACAGCAGGGACAGGTAGTAGGTGTCCAAACCAACACCGGCATCATTCGGGCTGAACACTATGTTTTAGCTACAGGTGCTTGGGCCAATGAATTATTACCCTTACCCGTAACCCCTCGCAAAGGGCAAATGTTACGCCTGCGTGTGCCGGAGTCTGTACCGGAATTGCCTTTAAAGCGGGTTTTATTTGGCAAAAATATTTACATTGTACCGAGACGTGAGCGCTCTATTATTGTTGGGGCAACAAGTGAAGATGTCGGCTTTACTCCTCACAACACCCCCGCCGGCATTCAAACTTTACTCCAAGGCGCAATTCGTCTCTATCCTCAGTTACAGGACTATCCCATTCAAGAGTTTTGGTGGGGCTTCCGTCCAGCCACTCCAGATGAATTACCTATACTAGGCACTAGTCACTGTCCCAATTTAACTTTAGCTACTGGTCATTATCGTAACGGCATCTTGCTAGCACCAATAACCGCCGCACTTATAGCCGATTTAATCGTAGAACAAAAATCTGACCCCCTACTGTCCCATTTCCACTATTCACGCAGCCAAAAACAGGCATCTACCATCCCCATGTTGACCCACTCCGCCAACTTTTCTAACGGACACACCAAAAACCCCCCACTCCCCACTCTAGACTCACCCCTCATCATCGCAGGCAAATCCTTTCATTCCCGTTTGATGACAGGGACAGGCAAATATCGCAGCATAGAAGAAATGCAGCAAAGTGTTGTTGCTAGCGGTTGCGAAATTGTCACGGTGGCGGTGCGGCGAGTCCAAACCAAAACCCCAGGCCATGAAGGTTTAGCCGAAGCCCTGGACTGGTCAAAAATTTGGATGTTGCCGAATACAGCTGGCTGTCAAACCGCAGAAGAAGCCATTCGTGTGGCTCGTTTGGGAAGAGAAATGGCTAAGTTATTAGGTCAAGAAGATAATAATTTTGTCAAGTTAGAAGTTATACCAGACCCTAAGTATTTACTTCCCGACCCCATTGGTACATTACAAGCCGCCGAACAGTTAGTGAAAGAAGGTTTCGCTGTCTTACCTTATATCAATGCCGACCCCATGCTAGCCAAGCATTTGGAAGATGTCGGCTGTGCTACAGTCATGCCATTAGCGTCACCCATTGGCTCAGGACAGGGTTTAAAAACCACCGCCAACATTCAAATTATCATCGAAAATGCCAAGATCCCTGTAGTGGTAGATGCTGGCATTGGTGCGCCCTCAGAAGCCTCCCAGGCGATGGAATTAGGGGCAGATGCCCTATTGATTAATAGTGCGATCGCCCTTGCTCAAAACCCAGCCGCAATGGCTCAAGCCATGAACCTCGCAACAGTTGCCGGTCGTCTAGCCTACCTCGCAGGTAGAATGCCCATGAAAACCTATGCCAGTGCTAGCTCACCAGTCACAGGTACGATTAGTTAG
- a CDS encoding 2Fe-2S iron-sulfur cluster-binding protein yields MPKVLAQGKTIECDRGENLRKVLLKSGIDLYNSGAKVINCRGIGSCGTCAVQVEGEVSVANWRDQARRSLPPHSPTKDLRLACQTQVLGDVKITKFDGFWGQGSQLVWQPEG; encoded by the coding sequence ATGCCTAAGGTATTAGCTCAGGGTAAAACAATTGAGTGCGATCGCGGAGAGAATTTACGCAAAGTTCTGCTAAAAAGTGGTATTGACCTCTACAATAGCGGTGCTAAGGTAATAAACTGTCGGGGTATTGGTAGTTGTGGTACCTGTGCTGTCCAAGTAGAAGGTGAAGTGTCTGTGGCGAATTGGCGAGATCAAGCACGGCGTTCGCTTCCTCCTCATTCTCCTACAAAAGACCTGCGTTTAGCTTGTCAGACTCAGGTATTAGGTGATGTGAAGATAACAAAATTTGACGGATTTTGGGGTCAAGGTTCTCAGCTAGTGTGGCAACCAGAAGGTTAG
- the cimA gene encoding citramalate synthase: MTKNPSPHIWLYDTTLRDGTQREGLSISTEDKLRIAHRLDQLGIPFIEGGWPGANPKDVQFFWQLHEDPLKHSQIVAFCSTRRPHTHAADEPMLQDILAAGSSWVTIFGKSWDLHVTTGLKTTLEENLAMIRDTIEFFRSQGRCVIYDAEHWFDGYKHNRDYALQTLKAAMTAGAEWLVLCDTNGGTLPHEVSQIVQDVVEVTREDLTQLPIPQIGIHTHNDSDMAVANALAAVMAGATMVQGTINGYGERCGNANLCSLIPNLQLKLGYSCITEHQLGQLAEASRFVSEVVNLAPDEHAPFVGRSAFAHKGGIHVSAVERNPLTYEHIQPEQVGNRRRIVISEQAGISNVLAKARTFGIELDKQTPEAKQILQRLKELESEGYQFEAAEASFALLMYEALGGRQQFFEVKGFQVHCDLVEGKEMTNALATVKVAVNGKNILEAAEGNGPVAALDAALRKALVNFYPQLATFELTDYKVRILDGHTGTSAKTRALVESGNGYQRWTTVGVSPNILAASYQAVVEGLEYGLLLHAQAEAAVKASG; encoded by the coding sequence ATGACCAAAAATCCCTCACCCCACATTTGGCTTTATGACACCACACTACGGGATGGCACTCAGCGCGAAGGGCTATCAATTTCTACAGAAGACAAGCTACGCATTGCCCACAGACTCGATCAACTAGGGATTCCCTTCATTGAAGGTGGATGGCCAGGAGCCAACCCTAAGGATGTTCAATTTTTCTGGCAACTTCACGAAGATCCGCTCAAACATTCACAAATTGTTGCATTTTGTTCAACTCGCCGCCCTCATACTCATGCCGCAGATGAACCAATGCTCCAAGATATCCTGGCTGCGGGTTCTAGCTGGGTGACAATTTTTGGCAAATCCTGGGATTTACACGTCACAACAGGTCTAAAAACTACTTTAGAAGAAAACTTGGCAATGATCCGCGATACTATCGAGTTTTTTCGCTCTCAAGGGCGATGCGTGATCTATGATGCTGAACACTGGTTTGATGGCTATAAGCACAACCGAGATTATGCTTTACAGACCCTCAAGGCAGCAATGACAGCCGGTGCAGAATGGTTAGTCCTCTGTGATACGAATGGCGGTACTTTACCTCACGAAGTTAGCCAGATTGTTCAAGATGTTGTCGAGGTGACTAGGGAAGATTTGACCCAATTACCAATACCCCAAATCGGTATTCATACTCATAATGATTCAGATATGGCTGTTGCCAATGCTTTAGCAGCAGTAATGGCAGGGGCGACAATGGTACAAGGTACTATCAACGGTTATGGCGAACGTTGTGGGAATGCTAATTTATGTTCATTAATTCCTAATCTACAACTGAAATTAGGGTATAGCTGTATCACAGAACACCAGCTAGGACAACTAGCAGAAGCCAGCCGATTTGTGAGTGAAGTGGTAAATCTTGCCCCTGATGAACACGCTCCTTTTGTGGGACGTTCGGCTTTTGCTCACAAAGGTGGTATTCATGTCTCCGCCGTGGAACGTAATCCCCTAACTTATGAACACATTCAGCCGGAACAAGTGGGGAACCGCCGCCGGATTGTCATTTCTGAACAAGCGGGGATTAGTAATGTGTTAGCTAAAGCCCGGACTTTTGGCATTGAACTCGACAAGCAAACACCAGAAGCCAAGCAAATTCTTCAGCGCCTCAAGGAATTAGAAAGTGAAGGATATCAATTTGAAGCAGCCGAAGCGAGTTTTGCTTTATTGATGTATGAAGCTTTGGGCGGAAGACAGCAGTTTTTTGAAGTTAAAGGCTTTCAAGTCCACTGTGATTTAGTGGAAGGCAAAGAAATGACCAATGCTTTAGCGACGGTGAAAGTCGCGGTGAATGGTAAGAACATTTTAGAAGCTGCCGAAGGTAATGGGCCAGTAGCAGCCTTAGATGCAGCGTTACGCAAAGCTTTAGTCAACTTCTATCCCCAACTTGCCACCTTTGAGTTAACAGATTACAAAGTGCGGATTCTCGACGGTCACACAGGCACTTCTGCCAAAACCCGTGCCTTAGTCGAATCAGGCAATGGTTATCAACGCTGGACAACGGTTGGCGTTTCACCGAACATTTTGGCAGCTTCCTATCAAGCGGTTGTCGAAGGTTTGGAATATGGTCTGTTATTACACGCCCAAGCAGAAGCCGCAGTAAAAGCGTCTGGTTAA
- a CDS encoding NAD(P)/FAD-dependent oxidoreductase translates to MKEILYLEVPITDTAVVRCWLQTEFDPGSWEKILTPDGCRLKISSKYTASSTKITENLPKEFSIFLWSVQRTTYLKVFRWADQQLPEEKELLQRLTTDIRQRFPHHYPEPPAIDLSQQSIFEALAPHYPLTVKYFQKMPNGEYDLKRAYWWEQRWREGVRNPQQPRQVVFSQKSDRGTGDREQEKPNLQYDLIYIGGALGVIHAAVMARLGYKVLLVERLPFGRMNREWNISRDELQSLINLGLVTNAELETVIVRDYKDGFNKFFDGNNPAKLRSPILHTPTVLNIALDSEKWLQMCGQKLKAAGGDIWDETEFIRADVNDTQIVVKVKHLPTQTEKQVSGRLLVDAMGTASPIAWQLNGGRAFDSVCPTVGAVIDGGFEPGVWDSQYGDVLYSHGDISRGRQLIWELFPGAGEELTIYLFHYHEVNAENPGSLLEMYEDFFTILPEYRRCDMDKLVWKKPTFGYIPGHFSVGSSDRTIAFDRLIAIGDAASLQSPLVFTGFGSLVRNLDRLTTLLDVALKHDLLKFSNLNLIRAYQSNVSVTWLFSKGMMVPTGRFLAPQRINSMLNTFFGLLADEPPEVADNFIKDRCDWLTFNRLALKAARKNPALLLWIWQLAGPKDLVRWLGNYFNFGRHALVNALLSAWFPRFLLKIKPWLETNNPALWLRLLAINYAITTGRPRSPQQFAQLNSEAVIHNPEGARG, encoded by the coding sequence ATGAAAGAAATCCTTTATTTAGAAGTGCCAATCACGGATACGGCGGTTGTGCGCTGTTGGCTGCAAACAGAATTTGACCCAGGCAGTTGGGAGAAAATACTGACTCCAGATGGTTGTAGGCTGAAAATATCTAGTAAATATACAGCAAGTAGCACGAAAATTACCGAAAATTTACCTAAAGAATTTTCTATATTTTTGTGGTCAGTCCAGAGAACTACTTACCTCAAGGTTTTCCGTTGGGCAGATCAGCAATTACCCGAAGAAAAGGAACTCTTACAACGCTTAACAACAGACATTCGCCAGCGTTTTCCTCATCACTACCCAGAACCACCAGCGATTGATTTATCCCAACAATCAATTTTTGAGGCTCTAGCACCCCATTACCCTCTAACGGTTAAATATTTCCAAAAGATGCCCAATGGGGAATATGACCTCAAACGTGCTTACTGGTGGGAACAGCGATGGCGTGAAGGAGTGCGGAATCCCCAGCAACCGCGTCAGGTAGTGTTTTCTCAGAAAAGCGATAGGGGGACTGGGGACAGGGAACAGGAAAAGCCCAATCTCCAATATGACCTGATTTATATTGGTGGCGCATTGGGGGTCATCCATGCGGCGGTGATGGCAAGGTTGGGGTATAAGGTGTTGCTGGTAGAGCGCTTGCCCTTTGGACGAATGAACCGGGAATGGAATATTTCTCGTGATGAATTGCAAAGTTTGATTAACTTGGGTTTGGTGACAAATGCTGAGTTAGAAACTGTGATTGTCCGGGATTATAAAGACGGATTCAATAAGTTTTTTGATGGCAATAACCCAGCAAAATTGCGATCGCCTATCTTGCACACGCCGACGGTGTTAAATATAGCCTTAGACTCGGAAAAATGGTTGCAAATGTGCGGGCAGAAGTTAAAGGCTGCTGGTGGCGATATTTGGGATGAGACAGAATTTATCCGTGCAGATGTTAATGATACACAAATTGTTGTAAAAGTCAAACATTTGCCCACCCAAACGGAGAAGCAAGTAAGTGGACGACTGTTAGTAGATGCGATGGGAACCGCCTCCCCCATTGCTTGGCAATTAAATGGTGGTCGTGCATTTGATAGCGTATGTCCAACTGTGGGCGCAGTCATTGATGGGGGATTTGAGCCAGGAGTGTGGGATTCCCAGTATGGAGATGTGCTTTATAGCCACGGTGATATCTCTCGTGGTAGGCAATTGATTTGGGAATTATTTCCAGGTGCGGGTGAAGAACTGACAATTTATTTGTTTCACTATCACGAAGTTAACGCCGAAAATCCTGGTTCTTTGTTGGAGATGTACGAAGACTTCTTCACAATTCTGCCAGAGTATCGCCGTTGCGATATGGACAAACTGGTGTGGAAAAAGCCGACATTTGGCTACATACCAGGACATTTCAGTGTGGGGAGTAGCGATCGCACCATTGCCTTTGATAGATTAATTGCGATCGGTGATGCCGCTTCCCTGCAATCACCCTTGGTATTTACTGGTTTTGGTTCCTTGGTGCGTAACTTAGACCGTCTGACAACCCTGTTAGATGTAGCCCTAAAGCATGATTTATTAAAGTTCAGTAACTTGAATCTGATTCGCGCCTATCAAAGTAATGTCTCTGTAACTTGGCTCTTTTCTAAAGGCATGATGGTTCCCACCGGGAGATTTTTAGCCCCTCAACGCATCAACTCCATGCTCAATACCTTCTTTGGATTGCTGGCAGATGAACCCCCAGAGGTAGCAGATAATTTCATAAAAGATAGGTGTGATTGGTTGACATTTAACCGCCTAGCCCTAAAAGCAGCCCGGAAAAATCCCGCCTTATTGTTGTGGATTTGGCAACTAGCAGGCCCCAAAGATTTGGTCAGATGGCTGGGGAATTATTTTAACTTTGGTCGCCACGCCTTAGTTAACGCCTTACTGAGTGCATGGTTCCCCCGCTTCCTTCTAAAAATTAAACCTTGGCTAGAAACTAACAACCCAGCATTATGGCTGCGACTATTAGCTATTAACTACGCTATCACCACAGGCAGACCGCGATCGCCCCAGCAATTCGCACAACTGAACTCGGAAGCCGTTATTCATAATCCAGAAGGGGCGAGGGGGTAA
- a CDS encoding AIR synthase related protein: MYGCKGIGGEFSQSPIPNPQSPIPNPQSPIPIPNPQSPVPNPNKVTLMTQALDQVDYNTLDAAKLRFIEAAKRTLQFAPTYGKVPASGLGGSANAFSFNLAPYLQTGTPELFVSLVPEGLGTADDARPDDLSEEELRRFWWNIGIKILSCLTNDAASSGMQTVLLGLYLPSSTPESVFTPAFLDGFLDGVVEGCKRIGCVYISGETPQLKTKMIPGRLDIAGSVFGVMPPGVTPIDGTRLAEGNAIVLVESTGLHENGFTPVRKLAESLPDGYRTKLPSGQELWAAMNAASHLYTPLVQAVLSEGIRPTAMENITGHGWQKLMRSAKPLRYVIEKLLPVPEIFQFVESQLEGGKEMMLSVFNYGAGFAFYTETEQDGERIVQLAKEQGLTAAIAGRVEASPTREVVITPFNITLKGESFGIARGA; encoded by the coding sequence GTGTACGGGTGTAAGGGTATAGGGGGAGAATTTTCCCAATCCCCAATCCCCAATCCCCAATCCCCAATCCCCAATCCCCAATCCCCAATCCCAATCCCCAATCCCCAATCCCCAGTCCCCAATCCCAACAAAGTAACTCTGATGACTCAAGCACTCGATCAAGTCGATTACAATACTTTAGATGCGGCCAAGCTTCGCTTTATTGAGGCCGCAAAACGCACATTGCAGTTTGCACCCACTTATGGAAAAGTACCTGCTTCCGGGCTGGGGGGAAGTGCTAACGCCTTTAGTTTCAACCTAGCGCCCTACTTGCAGACGGGAACACCAGAACTTTTTGTGAGCCTTGTTCCTGAAGGACTGGGTACTGCTGATGATGCCCGTCCTGATGACCTCTCGGAGGAAGAATTGCGACGGTTTTGGTGGAACATTGGTATCAAAATTCTCTCGTGTCTGACCAATGATGCTGCATCGTCGGGAATGCAAACCGTACTTCTGGGATTGTATTTACCCTCAAGCACCCCGGAAAGCGTATTTACTCCCGCCTTTTTGGATGGATTTCTGGATGGTGTAGTTGAAGGATGCAAACGCATCGGCTGTGTTTACATTTCTGGGGAAACGCCACAACTCAAAACTAAGATGATTCCAGGGCGACTGGATATTGCCGGTTCTGTATTTGGCGTAATGCCCCCTGGTGTGACTCCTATTGATGGTACACGGCTAGCTGAAGGTAATGCGATCGTTTTGGTGGAAAGTACCGGACTCCATGAAAACGGCTTTACCCCCGTGCGAAAACTAGCCGAATCACTCCCCGATGGCTACAGAACAAAACTACCCAGTGGGCAGGAGTTATGGGCAGCGATGAATGCTGCTTCTCATCTCTACACGCCACTGGTGCAAGCGGTGTTGAGTGAGGGTATTCGTCCCACCGCGATGGAGAATATCACCGGTCATGGATGGCAGAAACTTATGCGGTCAGCCAAACCACTACGGTATGTCATTGAAAAATTGTTACCAGTTCCCGAAATCTTTCAGTTTGTCGAAAGTCAACTAGAAGGAGGGAAAGAAATGATGTTGTCCGTGTTCAATTACGGCGCAGGTTTTGCATTTTATACAGAAACAGAACAGGATGGGGAGAGAATTGTTCAGCTAGCAAAAGAGCAAGGATTAACAGCTGCGATCGCTGGTAGAGTCGAAGCATCCCCCACCCGTGAAGTCGTCATCACACCATTTAATATCACACTAAAGGGAGAGTCTTTCGGCATCGCCAGAGGCGCATAG
- a CDS encoding RtcB family protein, producing the protein MPYEKLEIETQAPVLSWANHELGSEETKMAKNVASLPFVFKHVALMPDVHLGKGALVGSVIATKEAIIPAAVGVDIGCGMSAIKTPFTSEQLEGKLKKIRLDIEAAIPTGFNENKEVEKSVANWQRWRDFSDLHSGVQDLQTKAMRQMGSLGGGNHFLEVCLDTENQVWLMLHSGSRNIGNQLAQCHISTAKELAKLAGNKLPDPDLAYFIAGTPEFKAYWNDLQWAQDYARVNRDVMMARFKRIVEKHIAGGKLTKPLLQVNCHHNYAEKEVHFDENVYVTRKGAVRAQTEDYGIIPGSMGAKSFIVKGKGNAHSFCSCSHGAGRLLSRSKAKNVYTLDDLIEQTKGVECRKDTGVLDEIPGAYKPIDQVMENQADLVEVVATLKQVVCVKG; encoded by the coding sequence ATGCCCTACGAAAAGTTAGAAATTGAAACACAAGCACCTGTATTATCTTGGGCAAATCATGAACTAGGTTCCGAAGAAACCAAGATGGCAAAAAACGTGGCATCGCTACCATTTGTATTTAAACACGTAGCACTAATGCCTGATGTTCATTTAGGAAAAGGTGCTTTAGTTGGTTCTGTAATTGCGACTAAAGAAGCAATCATTCCTGCTGCTGTGGGCGTGGATATTGGTTGCGGTATGAGTGCGATTAAAACACCATTTACTAGTGAACAATTAGAAGGAAAACTCAAAAAAATTCGCCTAGATATCGAAGCCGCAATTCCCACTGGTTTCAATGAAAATAAAGAAGTAGAAAAATCTGTGGCTAACTGGCAACGTTGGCGCGATTTTTCAGACTTACATTCTGGTGTCCAAGACTTACAAACTAAAGCCATGAGACAAATGGGTTCTCTAGGCGGCGGGAATCACTTTTTAGAAGTTTGTCTAGATACAGAAAACCAAGTTTGGTTAATGCTGCACTCTGGTTCACGCAATATTGGCAATCAACTTGCTCAATGTCATATTAGTACAGCAAAAGAATTAGCAAAACTAGCAGGTAATAAATTACCTGATCCTGATTTGGCTTATTTTATCGCTGGTACACCAGAATTTAAAGCATACTGGAACGATTTACAATGGGCGCAAGATTATGCCCGTGTTAACCGTGATGTGATGATGGCGCGTTTTAAACGCATTGTTGAAAAACATATCGCTGGTGGCAAATTAACTAAACCTTTATTACAGGTAAATTGTCATCATAACTACGCCGAAAAGGAAGTACATTTTGACGAGAATGTGTATGTAACTCGTAAAGGTGCAGTCCGCGCTCAAACAGAAGATTATGGCATTATTCCTGGTTCAATGGGAGCAAAGTCTTTCATTGTTAAAGGTAAAGGTAACGCTCATAGTTTTTGTTCTTGCTCTCATGGTGCTGGTCGTTTATTATCAAGAAGTAAGGCAAAAAATGTCTATACTCTTGATGATTTAATTGAGCAAACCAAGGGCGTAGAGTGTCGTAAAGATACTGGTGTGTTAGATGAAATTCCTGGTGCTTATAAACCCATTGATCAAGTGATGGAAAATCAAGCAGACTTGGTTGAAGTTGTAGCTACACTCAAGCAAGTTGTTTGCGTGAAAGGGTAG
- a CDS encoding class I SAM-dependent methyltransferase has protein sequence MATRPKTIWESFLSPVVRFLMDEDKWRRYAQSIDWEKESDRFRRTDVIIPSYYTSQNFHGIEGGYLNSSAAVTYDPITEYVLPPNETLVRQALIDGVKVQPRRILDLGCGTGSTTLMLKQAFPQADVIGLDLSPYMLVRAEDKARTADLDISWRHGNAEKTSFPNASFDLVTTSLLFHETPVEVSQTILQECFRLLVAGGQVIILDGNQKSLRQLNWLNDIFEEPYIREYAADNLDARMGAAGFVGVQTEDLWLIHQVTSGIKPILATDTNQIKDRQYMPAIDNNNLEGLESPAFGIVA, from the coding sequence ATGGCAACACGTCCAAAAACAATTTGGGAAAGCTTCTTATCGCCTGTAGTCCGATTTTTGATGGATGAAGATAAGTGGCGGCGTTATGCTCAAAGTATCGATTGGGAAAAAGAAAGCGATCGCTTCCGCAGAACAGATGTGATAATTCCCTCGTACTACACTAGCCAGAATTTTCACGGCATTGAGGGGGGATATCTCAATTCTAGTGCAGCCGTCACCTACGACCCAATTACGGAATACGTCCTACCACCAAATGAAACACTGGTACGTCAAGCCTTAATTGATGGGGTAAAAGTCCAACCACGACGCATACTTGACTTAGGTTGTGGTACGGGTTCCACTACATTAATGTTAAAGCAGGCTTTTCCCCAAGCAGATGTTATTGGCTTGGATTTATCACCTTATATGCTAGTTAGGGCGGAAGATAAAGCCAGAACTGCTGACTTAGATATTAGTTGGCGACATGGGAACGCCGAGAAAACTAGCTTTCCCAATGCTTCCTTTGATTTGGTGACGACTTCTTTGTTGTTCCACGAGACACCAGTTGAAGTATCCCAGACAATATTACAAGAATGTTTCCGGCTGTTGGTAGCTGGTGGACAAGTTATAATTCTTGACGGAAATCAAAAAAGCCTACGTCAGTTAAATTGGCTCAATGATATTTTTGAGGAGCCTTACATCCGTGAGTATGCTGCTGACAATCTAGATGCGCGGATGGGTGCGGCTGGGTTTGTCGGAGTACAGACAGAAGATTTATGGCTGATACATCAGGTAACTAGCGGTATCAAACCCATCTTAGCAACAGATACTAACCAAATAAAAGACAGACAATATATGCCAGCAATAGATAATAATAATTTGGAGGGTCTAGAATCTCCAGCTTTTGGCATAGTGGCATGA
- a CDS encoding HAD family hydrolase — MSLKAILFDFNGVIINDERIHLQLIDEILIQENLQPQKVQERQASLGRSDRACFQELLANRGRVVSDDSLTQLLNSKAQAYVLEVEKLEKLPIYPGVEDLIYQARSRHLHLGIVSGAVRQEIELVLNHAKLAEYFTVIVAGDDITTSKPKPDGYLLAVERLNQEYPQLNLLPQECLAIEDTPAGIAAAKRAQMQVVGVANTYPFHMLQRCCNWTVDYLSDLELERVQKIFSGGEFPAIVSEC, encoded by the coding sequence ATGAGTTTAAAGGCAATTCTGTTTGATTTCAATGGCGTAATCATTAACGATGAGCGCATCCACCTACAATTGATCGATGAAATTCTTATTCAAGAAAATCTCCAACCCCAAAAAGTGCAAGAGCGTCAAGCTTCCTTAGGAAGGAGCGATCGCGCTTGTTTTCAAGAATTGCTAGCAAATCGTGGTAGAGTCGTCAGCGATGATTCTTTAACTCAGTTACTCAACAGTAAAGCTCAAGCCTACGTGCTGGAAGTGGAGAAATTAGAAAAACTGCCTATATATCCAGGTGTAGAAGACTTGATATATCAAGCGCGTTCCCGTCATCTCCATTTAGGCATTGTTAGCGGTGCGGTTCGTCAAGAAATCGAACTAGTGCTTAATCATGCCAAACTAGCCGAGTACTTCACAGTTATTGTTGCAGGCGACGACATCACCACCAGCAAACCCAAACCAGATGGTTATTTACTAGCAGTGGAACGCCTAAATCAAGAATATCCCCAATTAAATCTCTTGCCCCAAGAATGCTTGGCAATTGAAGATACCCCAGCAGGTATCGCAGCCGCTAAACGAGCGCAAATGCAGGTAGTAGGCGTAGCCAATACATACCCCTTCCATATGTTACAACGCTGCTGTAACTGGACTGTCGATTATCTGAGTGACTTGGAACTAGAACGAGTCCAAAAAATATTTTCTGGCGGAGAATTTCCGGCGATCGTGAGTGAGTGTTAA
- a CDS encoding TIGR04376 family protein, giving the protein MGLFDDLSRFLENRLEEFLRNNPHLELEALLEQLRQQEEDTLKLIADLQLQEKRSQEDILATAQEIQRWHIRVQKAKNAGRQDLVGPAEEREAALLREGNQLWGHMQGLKERLEQSKELLSKIQTRRQEVQTKAAQAQTARAKAQTQQRIETNGWWTSTTSSSDGFDDLEEKFRRWETQDELEQMKRNLGK; this is encoded by the coding sequence GTGGGCTTATTTGATGATTTGAGTCGGTTTCTAGAAAACCGTTTAGAGGAATTCTTGCGGAATAATCCACATTTGGAGTTGGAGGCGCTGTTAGAACAGCTGCGTCAGCAAGAGGAAGATACTTTAAAATTGATAGCAGATTTACAGTTACAAGAGAAGCGATCGCAAGAAGATATTCTGGCCACAGCGCAAGAAATTCAGCGTTGGCACATCAGGGTTCAAAAAGCCAAAAATGCTGGTAGACAAGATTTGGTCGGGCCAGCAGAAGAGAGAGAAGCAGCCTTATTGCGTGAGGGTAATCAGCTTTGGGGACATATGCAAGGGCTAAAAGAACGCTTAGAGCAATCCAAAGAACTACTCAGTAAGATACAAACTAGGCGGCAAGAAGTACAAACTAAAGCGGCACAAGCACAAACCGCACGGGCTAAAGCCCAAACCCAGCAGCGTATAGAAACTAATGGTTGGTGGACTTCCACTACCAGTTCTAGTGATGGATTTGATGATTTAGAAGAAAAGTTCCGCCGTTGGGAAACCCAAGATGAACTAGAGCAGATGAAGCGTAATTTGGGGAAATAA